Proteins found in one Pontibacter sp. SGAir0037 genomic segment:
- a CDS encoding PorP/SprF family type IX secretion system membrane protein, protein MVRKVISSIMLLLLLCLYKAIAQDANFTQQYANRLYLNPAFAGLNHDWSVTASHRDQWPSLNGSFITSQIAADFRVPDKKSSFGVLVQRDRAGIGGLQNVQAGAIYAYSTNINDKWAFAAGLQATVASLRVNYDNLVFGDQLSDNGAVALTSAEVYRFEPTSYVSFTTGGLIYTNQFWFSFTAAHLNKPNFGFGETTTLPIRFTASTGYKFYAKTDEKQGELFELSFTPVITYTQQQDLRRTDLGFYTIYTPFTLGLIYRGVPVTGSANQDQTLAVIAGLQFERFKVGFSHDVGLKGFGRQVGGANEISVSFEQIDLGNLFRSRSGRRISRNIVCPSF, encoded by the coding sequence GGATGCTAACTTTACACAACAGTACGCAAACAGATTGTATTTAAATCCTGCTTTTGCCGGGCTTAATCACGACTGGAGCGTAACTGCTTCTCACCGGGACCAGTGGCCTTCGCTCAATGGCTCGTTTATTACCAGCCAAATAGCTGCTGACTTTAGAGTGCCCGATAAAAAAAGCTCTTTTGGGGTGCTTGTACAGCGTGACAGGGCAGGAATTGGCGGTTTACAGAATGTACAGGCTGGTGCTATTTACGCCTATAGCACCAACATCAACGATAAATGGGCCTTTGCAGCAGGCTTACAGGCAACTGTTGCTTCGTTGCGCGTAAACTACGATAATCTGGTTTTCGGAGACCAGCTATCGGATAACGGAGCCGTAGCACTTACATCGGCAGAGGTTTACAGGTTTGAACCTACCAGCTATGTAAGCTTTACCACCGGAGGCCTGATTTATACCAACCAATTCTGGTTTAGCTTTACAGCCGCGCACTTAAATAAACCAAATTTTGGTTTTGGTGAAACCACAACCCTGCCAATTCGTTTTACGGCAAGTACAGGTTATAAATTTTATGCAAAAACCGACGAAAAGCAGGGTGAGCTATTTGAATTAAGTTTTACCCCGGTAATAACCTATACGCAGCAACAGGATTTAAGAAGAACAGACTTAGGCTTTTATACTATTTATACACCTTTTACGTTAGGCTTAATATATCGAGGAGTGCCTGTAACCGGCTCCGCAAACCAGGATCAGACCTTAGCCGTAATAGCAGGGTTACAATTTGAACGATTCAAAGTTGGCTTTAGCCATGATGTTGGTTTAAAAGGATTTGGCAGACAAGTGGGCGGTGCAAATGAAATTTCTGTCTCTTTTGAACAAATTGATCTAGGTAACTTGTTCAGAAGCCGTTCGGGCAGAAGAATTAGCAGGAACATAGTTTGTCCGTCATTCTAA